In one window of Methanococcoides methylutens DNA:
- the dnaG gene encoding DNA primase DnaG, whose translation MQNTDTTKYIIHSKINADGIIERPDIVGAIFGQTEGLLGSDLDLRDLQKTGRIGRIEVSVAAKGGKTRGNIFIPSSLDRVETSILAASLETIDRVGPCTAKIEVSQVEDVRATKRRQIIDRAKYILTDMFDENLPESQEIADEVRQSVRIEEMEYYGKNKIPCGPNVLDSDAIVVVEGRADVLNLLRYGIKNTICVGGTNVPPEVAELTKKKTVTAFTDGDRGGKLIIKELLQVADIDYIARAPDGKSVEDLVQREIVRSLRQKIPVEQALESYSIKGEVKPAKEEKPAKTGRITRLPKRKERVKGELSRPSASAQKVEKKAERSEEEPKQVKPARKVQPAKPAKPAQISPQARRFKPHSDALLGTLGARLLDSKDEVIEETAVRDLVNTLKETSDSIKTVVFDGVVTQRILDIASDKGIENLIGVKKGNIAKSPATVNVLTAADF comes from the coding sequence ATGCAAAATACTGATACAACTAAATATATCATTCATTCAAAGATCAATGCTGATGGGATAATCGAACGTCCGGATATAGTCGGGGCGATCTTTGGTCAGACCGAGGGTCTGCTGGGTTCAGACCTTGACCTGCGCGACCTGCAGAAAACAGGACGAATTGGCAGGATCGAGGTTTCAGTTGCTGCGAAAGGCGGCAAGACCAGAGGTAACATCTTCATACCATCCAGTCTTGACAGGGTTGAGACATCAATACTTGCAGCATCCCTTGAGACCATCGACAGGGTTGGTCCATGCACTGCAAAGATCGAGGTATCACAGGTCGAAGATGTCCGTGCTACAAAGAGGAGACAGATCATAGACCGTGCAAAATACATTCTCACCGACATGTTCGATGAGAACCTTCCTGAGTCACAGGAAATCGCAGATGAAGTTCGCCAGTCAGTCCGTATCGAAGAGATGGAGTACTATGGCAAGAACAAGATCCCATGTGGTCCAAATGTGCTTGATTCAGATGCCATTGTGGTCGTCGAGGGCAGGGCAGATGTCCTGAACCTTTTGAGATACGGCATTAAGAATACAATTTGTGTTGGCGGGACCAACGTTCCTCCTGAAGTTGCTGAACTTACAAAGAAGAAGACAGTAACTGCATTCACCGATGGTGACCGTGGAGGAAAGCTCATCATTAAAGAGCTTTTGCAGGTTGCAGACATTGATTACATTGCACGTGCTCCTGATGGAAAGAGCGTGGAAGACCTTGTACAAAGGGAGATCGTACGTTCCCTGAGGCAGAAGATCCCTGTGGAGCAGGCTCTTGAAAGCTATAGCATAAAGGGAGAGGTCAAGCCAGCCAAAGAAGAAAAGCCGGCCAAAACAGGCAGGATCACACGTTTGCCAAAGCGCAAGGAAAGAGTTAAAGGTGAGCTTTCAAGGCCATCTGCAAGTGCACAGAAAGTGGAAAAGAAGGCAGAACGTTCTGAGGAAGAGCCTAAACAGGTAAAACCGGCAAGAAAAGTTCAGCCAGCTAAACCAGCTAAACCAGCTCAGATATCTCCGCAGGCCCGCAGGTTCAAGCCTCATTCCGATGCACTTCTCGGTACTCTTGGAGCCAGGCTTCTGGATTCAAAGGATGAGGTAATTGAGGAGACCGCAGTCCGCGATCTTGTCAACACTCTCAAAGAGACCAGTGATAGCATCAAGACAGTTGTTTTTGATGGTGTAGTAACGCAGCGCATCCTTGACATCGCATCAGACAAAGGTATCGAGAACCTTATTGGTGTAAAGAAAGGTAATATTGCTAAGAGTCCTGCGACCGTCAATGTTCTAACAGCAGCAGATTTCTAA
- a CDS encoding CBS domain-containing protein produces MKVNEIMSKDAVCIKEHDSITHARQLMRDHYLRGLPVIDEEQKVVGILKDKDVLNIRSTRSNVTVEGYMHDCPLITPETDIMDAAKHLLDSEVGRCPVIVSTEDRMITGILSNSDILGNIGSDRKLDAAVADIMTADVITCTPQENLTKVWPVLLESNFSGLPVISDKREPIGMVTRMDIIRSGFVRTALNDGHGTQPKDTTVVEKIMSTPVYTVSSDTSVKECLDKMLHYDVGRMTVLDKGSIVGIVDRTDILRAFVMGTGPVQ; encoded by the coding sequence ATGAAAGTCAATGAGATTATGTCCAAAGATGCCGTATGCATAAAAGAGCATGACAGCATCACCCATGCACGCCAGTTGATGAGAGATCACTACCTCAGGGGTCTCCCTGTAATAGATGAGGAACAAAAAGTAGTGGGTATCCTCAAGGATAAGGATGTTCTCAACATCAGATCCACAAGATCAAATGTCACAGTTGAAGGGTACATGCACGATTGTCCGTTGATAACTCCGGAAACAGATATTATGGATGCTGCAAAGCATCTTCTCGATTCGGAAGTAGGCCGATGCCCTGTCATTGTTTCCACAGAAGACAGGATGATAACCGGAATTCTGAGTAATTCAGACATACTCGGAAACATTGGCAGTGACAGGAAACTGGATGCAGCGGTAGCTGACATCATGACTGCAGATGTGATAACCTGTACACCACAGGAAAATCTCACAAAGGTCTGGCCTGTTTTGCTAGAATCAAACTTTTCGGGTCTTCCTGTGATCTCTGACAAAAGAGAACCCATTGGAATGGTAACAAGAATGGACATAATACGTTCCGGATTCGTCAGGACAGCCCTGAACGATGGACACGGCACTCAACCAAAGGACACCACGGTAGTTGAAAAGATAATGTCCACGCCTGTTTACACCGTGTCTTCCGATACATCGGTAAAGGAATGTCTAGATAAGATGCTCCATTACGATGTTGGCAGAATGACAGTTCTTGATAAAGGTAGTATCGTAGGTATCGTGGATCGCACTGATATCTTACGGGCATTTGTAATGGGAACTGGTCCTGTTCAATAA
- a CDS encoding CBS domain-containing protein, whose protein sequence is MKVSDIMTSPVHVMGPDEPVSHARNLMLRHKISTIVVVDRDEMVGIVTKSDLGRRLAQAEPMWRRRPIDKVPVKMIMTEDPVTIYPEASISQATEVMIDNDINNIPVVNNGRLLGIVTRVDVVRHMSELPSDKKVGEIMTLDPIFVHRHHTVNHVVDEMESNKVSKLIVTDDTGEAVGIITTRELALHVLANNEGELPSKSIKMARKPKSGGEKVYRYVKAVPLVAEDIMANIAKILEVGDPITEAAKVMIDKNVTGIPIAENDEIVGIVSRTDVMKAA, encoded by the coding sequence ATGAAAGTATCAGACATTATGACATCACCTGTCCATGTAATGGGACCGGATGAGCCTGTATCACATGCAAGAAACCTTATGCTAAGGCACAAGATAAGCACTATTGTTGTTGTAGATCGCGACGAAATGGTGGGCATAGTCACGAAGTCCGATCTGGGAAGACGTCTTGCACAGGCAGAACCCATGTGGAGAAGAAGACCTATCGACAAGGTACCTGTGAAAATGATAATGACAGAAGACCCTGTCACGATCTACCCTGAAGCATCTATTTCCCAGGCCACTGAGGTGATGATCGATAATGATATCAATAATATCCCTGTGGTCAACAACGGAAGACTTCTTGGAATTGTAACGAGAGTTGACGTGGTACGCCACATGTCAGAACTTCCCAGCGATAAGAAAGTTGGTGAAATAATGACACTTGACCCTATATTTGTGCACAGGCACCACACAGTAAATCACGTGGTCGATGAAATGGAAAGTAACAAGGTAAGCAAACTTATTGTTACAGACGATACAGGTGAAGCCGTAGGAATAATCACCACAAGGGAACTTGCACTCCATGTTCTTGCGAACAATGAGGGAGAACTCCCATCCAAGAGCATCAAGATGGCAAGAAAACCAAAATCAGGTGGTGAAAAGGTATACAGATATGTCAAAGCAGTTCCACTTGTTGCAGAGGATATAATGGCCAATATCGCAAAAATACTGGAAGTTGGTGATCCGATCACGGAAGCTGCAAAGGTCATGATCGATAAGAACGTCACAGGCATCCCCATTGCTGAGAACGATGAGATCGTTGGTATTGTCAGCAGAACAGATGTGATGAAGGCAGCCTGA
- a CDS encoding CBS domain-containing protein, producing MVIGTKLDVEADAPADQLLNDIVVREIMTQGVLVLDITSTALEAAQTMKEENIGSLIVSKDNNPVGIITERDIVHKVMAKDVKPSTMLAEEIMSSPIITIKSSTDVIKASEMMLKSRIRRLAVTDDEKIIGIITDRDILTVAPGLNTILENLIEMNREQDIPGTTEFGRGVCQRCESYVESLSPVNGLMLCEDCKEDEGYYD from the coding sequence ATGGTCATTGGGACCAAATTGGATGTCGAGGCTGATGCACCTGCAGATCAGCTCCTGAACGATATTGTCGTGCGTGAGATCATGACACAGGGCGTTCTTGTCCTTGACATTACAAGTACAGCACTTGAAGCTGCTCAGACAATGAAGGAGGAAAATATCGGTAGCCTCATTGTCTCGAAAGATAACAACCCTGTAGGTATTATCACTGAAAGGGATATTGTTCACAAGGTCATGGCAAAGGATGTAAAACCCAGTACCATGCTTGCTGAGGAGATAATGTCATCTCCTATTATAACAATAAAATCATCCACAGATGTCATCAAAGCGTCTGAGATGATGCTCAAATCGAGGATTCGCAGACTTGCAGTTACCGATGATGAGAAGATCATTGGTATTATCACGGATCGGGATATCCTTACCGTAGCTCCGGGTCTGAATACTATTCTTGAAAACCTGATAGAGATGAACCGGGAGCAGGATATTCCTGGAACGACTGAATTTGGAAGGGGGGTCTGCCAGAGATGTGAATCGTATGTGGAGAGCCTTAGCCCTGTTAACGGTCTTATGTTATGTGAAGACTGTAAGGAAGATGAAGGCTACTACGACTGA
- a CDS encoding RNA ligase, whose protein sequence is MIKGFPKIKRAMLLEPAINSQFSDIDTICVEEKMNGFNVRAIAIDGKIAAITRGGYVCPYSTEKARDLLNIDFFNDHPDLVLHGEMVGPDNPYVPKNIYDIDSLDFSIFDIRHKGSGEPLPVNERRKMAEEYGFTQVRLFGEFTKEEATGKIHAIIKELGKIEHEGVVIKDPNMNIPPIKYTCSQSNCADLRHAFRFYNDVGRDYLFSRVVREGFQAFEWGESEEDLKKRCLQLGESILNPMIEAITDMEKGEKVAEEVQIRVKSLDTLTEFKEYLRRQGIDAMFDEPEKIGHDFLIKIKKLNKSTNDKTLSMFKGELW, encoded by the coding sequence CTGATCAAGGGTTTTCCAAAGATAAAGCGGGCCATGCTTCTTGAACCTGCCATCAATTCCCAATTTTCTGATATTGATACCATCTGTGTGGAAGAGAAAATGAATGGCTTTAATGTACGAGCCATAGCTATTGACGGGAAAATAGCCGCCATCACACGCGGTGGATATGTCTGTCCCTATTCCACCGAAAAAGCGAGGGACCTTCTGAACATTGATTTTTTTAATGACCATCCGGATCTTGTCCTTCACGGGGAAATGGTCGGGCCCGACAATCCTTATGTACCCAAGAATATCTATGATATCGATTCTCTTGATTTCTCTATCTTCGATATAAGGCATAAGGGCAGTGGTGAACCTCTGCCTGTAAATGAAAGAAGGAAGATGGCAGAAGAATATGGTTTCACACAGGTCAGGCTTTTCGGGGAATTTACAAAAGAAGAAGCTACTGGGAAGATACATGCCATTATCAAGGAACTCGGAAAGATCGAGCATGAAGGTGTTGTTATCAAAGACCCAAATATGAACATCCCCCCCATAAAATATACCTGTTCACAGAGCAATTGTGCAGATCTGAGACATGCATTCAGGTTCTACAATGATGTGGGGCGTGACTATCTTTTTTCAAGGGTAGTGCGGGAAGGCTTCCAGGCCTTTGAATGGGGAGAAAGTGAAGAAGATCTCAAAAAGCGGTGCCTTCAGCTTGGGGAAAGCATACTCAATCCAATGATAGAAGCTATCACTGATATGGAAAAAGGCGAAAAAGTGGCTGAAGAGGTGCAGATCAGGGTTAAAAGCCTTGATACTCTAACAGAGTTCAAGGAATATCTCCGGCGACAGGGAATAGATGCAATGTTCGATGAACCGGAAAAAATCGGTCATGATTTCCTCATAAAGATAAAGAAGCTGAACAAGAGCACTAATGATAAGACCCTTTCCATGTTCAAAGGAGAACTCTGGTGA
- a CDS encoding RNA 2'-phosphotransferase — protein sequence MIRKCKEHGYFRGEVCPDCGKSGRYVLDDEREERLGRFVSGALRHFPDDVGLTMDKQGWVDMDLLCDLMERRYRWASRERLISLVESDVKNRYEITDSGIRARYGHSVDVELDYPENELPYLYYGVSQEEVDMLLDAGITPLRQTYVHLSTTPEKATESASVHTENPVVLEIDADEAQNDGIEFMAVNDDIVLTESVPPEYLSIVEIED from the coding sequence ATGATTCGAAAATGTAAAGAGCATGGATACTTCAGAGGCGAAGTTTGTCCGGATTGCGGCAAAAGTGGCAGGTATGTACTGGATGACGAACGTGAAGAACGCCTTGGAAGGTTCGTTTCAGGTGCCTTGAGACATTTCCCGGATGATGTAGGTCTTACAATGGATAAGCAGGGCTGGGTCGATATGGACCTGCTTTGTGATCTTATGGAACGCCGCTACAGGTGGGCAAGCAGGGAGCGCCTTATATCACTTGTAGAATCTGACGTTAAGAACAGGTATGAGATAACAGATTCCGGAATAAGGGCAAGATACGGTCATTCTGTGGATGTGGAACTGGATTATCCTGAGAATGAATTGCCTTACCTGTACTATGGTGTCAGCCAGGAAGAAGTTGACATGCTTCTTGATGCCGGTATTACCCCTCTCAGGCAGACATACGTGCATCTTAGCACAACTCCTGAAAAAGCTACGGAATCAGCATCAGTTCACACAGAGAATCCGGTTGTACTTGAGATAGATGCGGATGAGGCACAAAATGACGGCATAGAGTTCATGGCCGTTAACGATGACATCGTTCTGACCGAATCTGTACCGCCTGAATATCTGAGCATTGTGGAAATTGAAGATTGA
- the rtcA gene encoding RNA 3'-terminal phosphate cyclase, with translation MIHIDGSYGEGGGQILRTSVALSAVTGKEVHITDIRSNRPKPGLSAQHVKAIETAALICGATVEGVSIGSTTVTFFPQEVKGGYYNIDIGTAGSIALLLQCIMPAAAYSETDLELNIIGGTDVSWAPSIDYLENVTLKAMSKMGYRCKIDTRKRGYYPRGGGVVHATISPSGPKPYNFTEETGDILGISHCSNLPEHVANRQADSAKDIIEKAGYDCYILTECTEYPSTGSGITLYCGMKGAYVPGKRGLPAEKVGSQAATELLNELSSHSSVDIHLADQLIPYMGLAKGGSLTVREISSHTSTNIWVTEQFLDVKFKIQKKDNMMEILVR, from the coding sequence ATGATCCATATCGACGGGTCCTACGGTGAAGGTGGCGGCCAGATATTAAGAACATCAGTGGCACTTTCAGCAGTAACAGGGAAAGAAGTGCACATCACTGACATACGCAGCAACCGCCCAAAGCCAGGCCTTTCGGCCCAGCACGTAAAAGCAATAGAAACAGCTGCCCTTATCTGTGGTGCCACTGTGGAAGGGGTTAGCATTGGTTCTACAACTGTCACTTTTTTTCCACAGGAAGTGAAGGGGGGTTACTATAATATTGATATTGGCACCGCCGGCAGCATAGCTCTTCTGCTTCAATGCATCATGCCGGCTGCAGCATATTCTGAAACTGATCTCGAGCTGAACATTATCGGAGGGACAGATGTTTCGTGGGCTCCAAGTATTGATTACCTTGAGAATGTCACACTGAAAGCAATGTCAAAAATGGGGTACAGATGTAAGATAGATACTCGCAAAAGAGGATACTATCCCCGTGGTGGCGGAGTTGTTCATGCAACTATAAGCCCATCAGGACCAAAACCCTATAACTTTACAGAAGAGACCGGGGATATACTTGGCATATCTCACTGCTCAAACCTTCCTGAGCATGTTGCAAACCGTCAGGCAGATTCTGCAAAGGATATAATTGAAAAAGCCGGATATGACTGCTACATCCTCACTGAATGTACCGAATATCCATCCACAGGAAGTGGGATAACATTATACTGTGGAATGAAAGGTGCATATGTTCCGGGAAAAAGAGGATTACCTGCTGAAAAGGTCGGTTCTCAGGCAGCCACGGAACTTCTGAACGAGCTCTCAAGCCACTCTTCTGTAGATATACATCTTGCAGACCAGCTTATACCCTATATGGGACTGGCAAAAGGCGGTTCACTAACAGTAAGAGAGATATCATCTCATACATCAACGAACATCTGGGTCACAGAACAGTTCCTTGATGTGAAGTTCAAGATACAAAAAAAGGATAATATGATGGAAATATTGGTGAGATGA
- a CDS encoding FAD-dependent oxidoreductase, which yields MKDITKYDVAILGGGATGMSTATHVRRCRDLSVVVISKDSHVSYSECGIPFKLSGKVRDFDSLIVRTPDFFDKMGIDILLETEAKEIDLNEKKIKLEDRDIGFEKLVIATGGTHRIPSHLQASLELNGVFTLQTLSDGMKIESALLSAENVVVIGAGAIGVEIAAGTAKRGIPTKLINRSSSVLSRLIDTDMSEIVKGYLTSIGVDLITGEVPKSIEGKKKAEYVVLSKEKVPADVVIISTGIVPDIEIAKKAGISVGERGGLVTNDNLQVRIDNKFSTDFFAGGDCCEVTELVTGKKNMIQLAPVARRMATVIADNICGKGTTLGPVLGPSVYVAGDLLIGSVGLTSRKAETEDIGIVTGYSKGVTHATFYPGSSDIHIKLLFREQYLLGAQVIAKDGVKERIDSLAFMIKKRTTVDEMLTMETCYAPPVATVVDPLLYAVKDAYRKMRNNNGE from the coding sequence ATGAAAGATATTACAAAATATGATGTTGCCATTCTCGGCGGAGGGGCTACCGGAATGTCAACCGCCACACATGTAAGGCGGTGCCGTGATCTTTCTGTTGTTGTCATTTCAAAGGACAGTCATGTATCCTACAGCGAATGTGGAATACCTTTCAAACTTTCCGGCAAGGTAAGGGATTTTGATTCCCTCATCGTAAGAACCCCGGATTTCTTTGATAAAATGGGAATCGATATCCTGCTGGAAACAGAAGCAAAAGAAATAGACCTTAACGAAAAAAAGATAAAACTGGAGGACAGGGATATCGGCTTTGAGAAACTTGTCATCGCCACCGGTGGAACCCATCGCATTCCTTCTCATCTGCAGGCTTCCCTTGAGCTGAACGGCGTATTCACCCTCCAAACGCTATCTGATGGTATGAAAATAGAAAGTGCACTCCTTTCTGCTGAGAATGTTGTTGTCATCGGAGCTGGTGCCATTGGGGTAGAAATCGCTGCAGGAACTGCAAAACGCGGCATACCTACAAAACTTATCAATCGCAGCTCCTCGGTACTCTCACGACTGATCGATACTGACATGTCGGAGATAGTTAAAGGCTACCTTACTTCTATAGGGGTCGATCTTATTACAGGAGAAGTCCCGAAAAGCATTGAAGGAAAGAAAAAAGCTGAATATGTTGTCCTTTCAAAAGAAAAAGTTCCCGCAGATGTAGTTATTATTAGTACCGGGATAGTTCCTGACATAGAAATTGCAAAGAAAGCAGGCATTTCCGTTGGCGAAAGAGGTGGTCTGGTCACCAATGATAATCTTCAGGTCCGGATCGATAACAAATTCTCAACTGATTTCTTTGCCGGAGGAGACTGCTGTGAAGTTACCGAACTTGTCACAGGAAAGAAAAACATGATCCAACTGGCACCTGTAGCAAGACGTATGGCTACCGTAATAGCAGACAACATCTGTGGTAAAGGAACAACATTAGGACCTGTTCTCGGACCCAGTGTTTATGTTGCAGGAGATCTCCTGATCGGTTCTGTGGGACTGACTTCCAGAAAAGCAGAAACCGAAGACATCGGGATAGTAACAGGCTATTCCAAAGGAGTAACGCATGCAACCTTCTATCCGGGCAGCAGTGATATCCACATCAAACTTCTTTTCAGGGAACAATATCTTCTGGGTGCACAGGTCATAGCCAAAGACGGAGTTAAAGAACGGATCGACAGCCTTGCTTTCATGATCAAGAAAAGGACCACAGTAGATGAAATGCTCACAATGGAAACCTGCTATGCACCACCTGTTGCCACTGTTGTAGACCCTCTTCTCTATGCTGTAAAGGACGCTTACAGAAAAATGAGGAACAATAATGGAGAATAA
- a CDS encoding CBS domain-containing protein, with amino-acid sequence MKLEAHSPTKSRVQKKDHVLITTSGTMDRGAFDFHTKISEHEGDIMSVATRKVITAPPTTRIIDAIKIMTKNNFRHIPLTDAGTNRIEGIVTSFDVIDFLGGGDKNQLVEKRHKGNLLAAINTDVSTIMQHDVTTIRSDGNIKEAFDLMLKNNIGSLPIVDSTNHVHAICTEKDFLTFTAGIVTNKTIAEYMSKRVEKAPANMTISDAAKIMVMNRFRRLPVVKGDILIGVVNASSIMHFLGNGEAFEKLTTGNIHEAMDAPISSLISKDVIWVSSDADLGKASELMVQNNVGALPVIDNGKLCGIITERDILRAMAE; translated from the coding sequence ATGAAACTTGAAGCACATAGCCCTACGAAAAGCAGAGTTCAAAAAAAGGATCATGTGTTGATCACCACTTCCGGTACAATGGATCGTGGGGCTTTTGATTTTCATACAAAGATCTCAGAGCATGAAGGAGATATTATGTCGGTGGCCACCAGGAAAGTTATCACGGCTCCACCTACAACACGGATCATCGATGCCATAAAGATCATGACAAAAAACAACTTCAGGCATATCCCCCTTACTGATGCTGGTACAAATAGGATCGAGGGTATCGTTACCTCTTTTGATGTTATTGATTTCCTCGGAGGAGGAGATAAGAACCAACTTGTTGAAAAGAGACATAAAGGCAACCTACTTGCAGCCATCAATACAGATGTCAGCACAATAATGCAGCATGATGTAACAACGATCCGCAGTGATGGGAATATCAAGGAAGCCTTCGATCTTATGCTCAAGAACAATATCGGAAGCCTTCCGATCGTAGATAGTACAAATCATGTACATGCCATCTGCACAGAGAAGGATTTTCTGACATTTACAGCTGGAATAGTTACCAACAAAACTATCGCTGAATACATGAGCAAAAGGGTTGAGAAAGCACCTGCAAACATGACCATTAGTGATGCTGCAAAGATAATGGTGATGAATCGTTTCCGCAGGCTTCCTGTGGTCAAAGGAGATATTCTAATTGGCGTTGTCAATGCATCTTCTATAATGCACTTCCTGGGAAATGGGGAGGCATTTGAAAAGCTCACCACCGGTAACATCCATGAAGCAATGGATGCTCCTATCAGCTCACTGATCTCAAAAGATGTTATCTGGGTATCATCAGATGCAGATCTTGGGAAAGCAAGCGAGCTTATGGTTCAAAATAATGTTGGGGCACTGCCTGTAATTGACAACGGAAAGCTCTGCGGTATAATCACAGAAAGGGACATACTCAGAGCAATGGCTGAATGA
- a CDS encoding OB-fold nucleic acid binding domain-containing protein (Replication protein A protects and stabilize the intermediate ssDNA that is generated by the unwinding action of a DNA helicase at the replication fork. In addition, SSBs prevent the formation of secondary structures by single-stranded template DNA.) has protein sequence MDDITEIYNKLGGIISEDDFRKKVDEKVDQMSGLCDTKTAAMLVAHDLGVTDTAKEVIKIKDITPEIGNVNFVAKVVSVFDVREFNRNDGTTGRVGNVMVADETGSIRLTLWDERAELIKNGSVEVGDCMEISGYAKDGYSGTEINIGKYGVMNKTDQEIEVRLDSQKISEIKDGMGDINVSGKLLDISDVRTFQKKDGSQGRVGNILIGDETGKIRVTLWDEKVDSASALNLDDAVEIINGYAKMNNFSQQVEIQIGNNSVLRKTNAEVEYKESFTPIADIIPGESYSIEGSVSGLGELREFDRDDGTTNMVSNIYVSDDSGRIRIALWGDHALLVDELDIDTPIRIIDAYSKSGFNDEIELSAGNRTRINIL, from the coding sequence ATGGACGATATAACTGAGATCTACAATAAACTTGGAGGCATTATCAGCGAAGATGATTTTCGAAAGAAGGTCGATGAAAAGGTCGATCAGATGAGCGGCCTTTGTGATACTAAGACGGCGGCAATGCTTGTTGCCCATGACCTTGGGGTCACGGATACCGCAAAGGAAGTTATCAAAATAAAGGACATTACCCCTGAGATCGGTAATGTCAACTTCGTTGCAAAGGTAGTCTCAGTATTTGATGTACGTGAGTTTAACAGGAATGATGGCACCACCGGAAGGGTCGGTAACGTCATGGTAGCTGATGAGACAGGTTCTATCAGGCTTACACTCTGGGACGAGCGTGCTGAGCTTATCAAGAACGGAAGTGTGGAAGTAGGCGACTGCATGGAGATCAGTGGCTATGCAAAGGATGGATATTCCGGCACTGAGATCAACATCGGAAAGTATGGTGTGATGAATAAGACCGACCAGGAGATCGAGGTCAGGCTGGACTCACAGAAGATATCTGAGATCAAGGATGGTATGGGAGACATCAACGTATCCGGAAAGTTGCTTGACATATCAGATGTCAGGACGTTCCAGAAGAAAGATGGTAGCCAGGGACGGGTCGGTAACATACTCATTGGTGATGAAACCGGAAAGATACGTGTAACATTATGGGATGAAAAGGTAGATTCTGCCAGTGCCCTGAACCTTGATGATGCTGTTGAGATCATTAACGGATATGCCAAAATGAACAACTTCAGCCAGCAGGTCGAGATCCAGATAGGAAATAATAGCGTCCTCAGGAAAACAAATGCAGAAGTAGAATACAAAGAAAGCTTCACTCCGATAGCTGACATAATACCCGGTGAATCCTATTCCATCGAAGGTTCAGTTTCAGGTCTTGGGGAGCTCAGGGAATTTGACAGGGATGACGGAACAACCAACATGGTCTCAAATATCTATGTCTCGGATGACTCCGGACGTATACGCATAGCATTGTGGGGAGATCATGCACTTCTTGTTGACGAGCTGGACATCGATACCCCTATCCGGATCATTGATGCATACTCAAAATCAGGCTTTAACGACGAAATAGAACTAAGTGCCGGAAACCGCACAAGGATCAACATATTGTGA
- a CDS encoding CBS domain-containing protein gives MQVKDIMVQPTSIDKSDTISHALDVMEKKSTRRLLVTHDNDLVGVLTMRGLTEQLGTRKKGAKPASSLHVATAVSDNYVKVLPDMDLNDAVVLMAKKSGVIIVSDNENVLGWVTPAELLQNVTFDGYAAEVMNSNPITIHPGDRVSHVRHQMLDEDVGRFPVIEDDKLVGIVTEKDIAKSMRAFRDVVSGSKQDSRIKNLIIEDIMKRGVKTVQTNTPVSEVKDMMLEENIGGVPVINLEGYLVGLITRRTLVNTIAK, from the coding sequence ATGCAAGTAAAGGACATAATGGTACAACCAACATCAATTGACAAATCAGACACGATCTCACATGCACTTGATGTGATGGAGAAGAAAAGTACACGTCGCCTATTAGTGACACATGATAATGATCTGGTCGGTGTTCTCACCATGAGGGGACTTACCGAACAACTGGGAACACGAAAGAAAGGTGCGAAACCAGCTTCTTCACTTCATGTTGCTACTGCTGTATCAGACAACTATGTGAAGGTTCTGCCTGATATGGATCTCAATGATGCGGTCGTATTAATGGCTAAAAAAAGCGGTGTTATCATTGTAAGCGACAATGAGAACGTTCTTGGATGGGTCACACCTGCTGAACTTCTTCAAAATGTAACATTCGACGGGTATGCTGCTGAGGTTATGAACAGTAACCCGATAACTATACATCCCGGAGACAGGGTAAGCCATGTCAGGCATCAAATGCTTGATGAGGATGTTGGAAGATTCCCTGTTATTGAGGATGACAAGCTTGTGGGGATCGTTACAGAGAAGGATATTGCAAAGTCAATGCGTGCTTTCAGGGATGTGGTTTCAGGAAGCAAGCAGGATTCCCGTATCAAGAACCTCATTATAGAGGATATCATGAAGAGGGGGGTCAAAACCGTACAGACCAACACTCCGGTATCAGAAGTAAAGGACATGATGCTTGAGGAGAACATTGGTGGTGTGCCTGTTATTAACCTCGAAGGATATCTGGTCGGGCTCATCACAAGAAGGACGCTTGTGAACACCATTGCAAAGTGA